From Lewinellaceae bacterium:
ACGTAAACTGGCAGCCCCATCGCACAGGCCTCTTTTACACGTTTACACCCTCTTGTCCCGCCAAAGCCACAGGCGGCGGCGGATACACGTTTACACAAAGGTTGTGGCTCCGCCACCTCCAAAGCAAGAATTGCTGTCTGTCCAACTCACATAAACCCGCGCTAATCCGCCGCATCCGCGTTAATCCGTGTTCTATTCAAACCTCCCGTTTCCCAAAAAAATACCTGACGGGGCAGCGAAAGCCCGGCTGAGGGCGTCTTAGAGTATAAACGCACTACCGCCCGGGAGACTCCCGGCAATGAATGAACAACACACCGCCTAAAAATTAACCCAGACACGAATATTCCAAGGCAACACTACTTTTTCCACGTACCCCCCTTGGCCTTTCCCCCCGGCAATTGTGCGCTATTCTAAAAAATTGGAGAATGAGACGACCTTGGTTCACGCTGTTGTTCACCGTGTTCATTTCAGCTATTGCTTTGGGGCAACCGGACAACGACGATTGCGAAAATGCAATTTTCATCCCTTTGGGGACAGTAGGGAACTGCCCTTCCACCGGAAGCGCGGAAGCCACCATTAGTGGCGACAACCTGAACGCCACGCCCAGCACCCCTGTTTTTCAGCTGGCCGATGATCTCGGCAGCGGCCCCGCCCTCAATACTTCTTCCGCCGATGTATGGTATGCCTTAGAGCCTTCCGGCAACCGCCTGTCGGTTAGCCTGGAAAGCGGCCTGGGGCAGCCGGCGCTCGTCCTGCTTCAGGGAGAAGACTGCGCCGGGCCCTTGCCGGTTGCCTGGGCGCGAGGCGCGGTTGGCACAGGAACGGTGAGCCTGGAGAGCCCGGTAGAGCCCGGCCAGCGCTACTTTCTGGTGGTGGGAGGCGCCTCCGTTTCCGGCCAGGGCGCTTTTGCGCTAACGGCCCGCACGTTCAACGATTGCGGCACCTGCGCCCTCCGGCGAGGAGTATTGACGGCGGACCCGCTGCCCCTCAACGGCCGGTACCAGGCCGGCCAGAACGTACAATTCTGCTATCAGGCTTCCTTCTGGGACCCCGGCGCCTCCCTGGAATGGCTGCACGGCGTAGAAGTGCAATTCGGCCCCGGCTGGGATTTGAGCACGCTGGAAACCGTCGCCCCGGAGGCCTGCGCGGCGCCCAGCGGCAACTGGGAATGGTATGATTCCTGGCAGAGTTGCAATACTGGGGAAACCTTTGGCCCCGGCTTCGCCTTCGACAGCGATTACGGCCTGCTCTGCCCCGGCGCCCAGCGGCTGGACGGCGACCCCGGCAACAATTTTGGCGACGGCCCCTGCAGTACAGTTGACCCCGGCCCCCTGCCGCTGGAGTTTTGCTGGACCATCCGGGTGGATGACAATTTCGCCAGCCCGCAGGAAGCCAACCTCAACCTGGAGATCAGCCTGCTCGGCGACGGCTATTCGGGCTCCTGGATGCCCTTCAGTTGCGACGGTACGCCCGCAACCACCTTCTACGCCACCGCCATTCCCGAAAACGGCCTGTTGCCGGATATAACCGTTATCAAAGCCCCCTGCGCCACCGGCTGCGACGGGGTGGCCACCATCGCCGGCGGAGCTGCGGGCCTGTGGCAATACCAGCTTTCCAACGCCGGCGGCAACCTCCTGTACAGTGTGCTGGCCCAACCCGGCACCGACACCATCAGCGGCCTGTGCCCCGGTGCCTATCTTTTCGAAGTATCCAATATCAGCGGCTCTATCCGGCAGGCCATGCTGGTCGAGATCGAAGCGGGGCTATCTCCGGAAGCACAGGCGGGTTTCCTTCCCGGCTGCCGGCCCGGCGAGCCGATACAGTTGGTGTCCGGCGTCAACATCAGCAGTGCGAACACCGTTTACCAATGGACGGGGCCGGGCGGTTTCACTTCCAGCCAGCCGGCTCCGGTCACGGATGATCCGGGCGAGTACTTCCTGGAAGTAGAAATCGATGGGTGCCGCGCTCCGGTGGTTTCCACTCAGGCGGAAACCGGGGTACCGGAAATCCGCTGCGACGCATATCCGGACCGCATCATTTTCAGCTGGGCCAGCGAGCCTCAGGATACTGCCTACGCCATAGACGTCCTCAGCGGGCAGCCTGGCGCCTGGCTTTCGGCTACTTCCTTTGCAATCGATGGACTCGCGTCCGGGGAAACCGCCGCCATCGAACTCACCAAGAGGGGAACCGGGCCGTGCAGCACAGCCATTGGCCAGGCATCCTGCCAGGCCCTTACCTGCCCGTTGCCCCTGGTGACTCCCGACACCACCATCTGCCGGGGGCAGTCTGTGCGCTTGTGGGCCAACATTCCGCCCAATACAAATGCCGTCTGGAGCCCGGCCGCCGGGCTGAGTTGCACCAACTGCATCGCGCCCCTGGCCAGCCCAACCGCCAATACCGCCTACCAGGTCGACATTACCTATCCGGACGGCTGCACCGCCACTCGGGAAGTGGTGGTCAACGTCAGCAGCCTTCCGGAAAGCATCCTGCCCAATGCCTCTATGCCCTACTGCCTGGGAGAGCCGTGGGAAATCTGCCTCCCGGAGGGCAACGAATACCTGTGGATCAGCCCGGTCGGCTTCATCACCACCGGCAACTGCATCAATTTCCCGGTGACCACCGAATTGCTTACCGGCACCCATACCGTGCGGGTGCGCCTGCCCGGCGGCTGCGAGTTCTACGACTACCTCTACCTGTACGGCAAGCATTGCGGAGATGACACGCCACCGCAACCCGGCGGCATTATAACCGCCAGAATTGGAAACGGCGTCCGGGCCTGGCCCAACCCGGCGCAGGGCCTGCTCAAAGTAGAAATGGGTTTCAGCGGCCCCAAAACGCTGCAGTTGTTCCGGGCCGACGGGCGCCGCCTGATGCATCGGGAGACGGAAGATGCCTATCTGGAGATCAGCACCGGGCCGTTCCCCGCCGGCGCCTACTGGCTGGACGTGAGCGCCGGCGGCGGGCACGAGCGGCTGAAGATTATCATTTTGAAATAAACCGGCAAGCTGGTTTTAGGCACGACGAAAGAATAAACTGTCCATTCTGGCTTGTCCTTTTTGCGCCATGCTGCGTTGCTCATCACTCAGGTATACTTCACTGCAATAGGTTTTGTGCAAAAGTTTGAAAATTGGGCGTAATCAAGGTTTTGAGGCTGCTTTGGGTTTCAGGGTTATGATTGATATCATTGAGGGCTTGCCTGATGGCGTTATGGAATTTTTCAGCACAGTCGTAATATCGAGTGCCCAACACATCCTTTTTAATGTAACGCCACACTCTTTCGATTAGGTTGAGGTTAGGCGAGTATGGCGGCAAGAAAACAAGGTGGATATTGAGCGACAGGGCCAGTTCTTTGATATAATGGCAATGCTGGTAGCGGGCATTGTCCAACACCACATATAAAGGCAATGCCGTGTAATTTTGCGCCAGCTTTTTCAACAGTTCGGCTACTGTATCGGCATTGACATAGGTTGTGTTCACCACAGTTTCCATTTTGCGGGTAACGAAATTCAAGGCGCCAAGGACATTGATCCGGTTACGGCCTGAAGCGGCTTTAATAAACATCCGGGCGAAACACCATAATATCCCTACGAAAGGCATCAATATAAAGTGAGCCGCATCCATGAAGAACAGGTGGCATTGCCCAGCTTGCGCCATTTCTATTAAGGGCAACAACTCCTGATCCAGGAATTGCTGCTGCTTTTCAGGGTTAGCCTTGCCGGGCACATGGCCGGTTTTGAGGGGCTTCATCCCAATCTTATGCATGAAGCGGCGCACTTCGTCCACGCTTAATGCCTGGCCGGTTAACTCTTCCACTCTGGCTGCCGCCTCCTTGGCTGTGCGGGGAGGGTGTTCTCGAAAATAAGCTTCAAGCGTGACACGGTATCCTGAAAGAACTGAATCGAAACCCTTGTATTGAAAGCTTGTCAAGGCTTCCAGCCCTCCTTTGTTGTAGAGTTTGATGTAGTTCTTTACAGAGTTGCGGTGTACACCGCTTAGCTGGGCGGCTTCCTGCCGGCTGTATTCTTGGCTGGCCCAATAAAGGGCATCCATCCTCTTGCGGATGGCTAGCACAGGATTGTGAATTCTTTCGTAATTTGCCGATACAATATCGGCTTGGCTGATATTGAGAGTAAGCATTGGTAATTGGTTTTGTGCAACTCTAATTTACCATGCTTACTCGTTTTTCCTACTACTCATTTGCACAAAACCTATTGCCGTCGAGTATAGCTTTGGCTATCCTCATTCTTCGCGCCTTGCCTGGCACAAAAATTACTGCCCCATAATTGAACACTTTATTCTTTCCTCGTGCCTTACTACTCTCTGTTTACGCAAGCAATGGAAAAGGAACAGCCCTGGCGACGAACCCGGGCTGTTCTGTTTTTTTGTAAACCCTCTCCCTTCGTAAACCATTCCGCCCCTTTTTCCTTTTGATTACAATCAGATTCATTTATCATGCAAGCAGGATACAAGAAAGCATTGTTGCACCACAAAGCCTACCGGCTGGGGCCGGAAGCCGACTGGGTGGTGTTCATCCACGGGGCGGGCGGCAGCCTCGCCACCTGGAAATACCAGGTGGAGGCATTCCGGCCGTTTTTCAACCTACTGCTGATCGACCTGCGCGACCACGGCGAATCCAAAAACATAGAACCCGAATACGAGGATTACAACTTCGATATCGTCACCGGCGATGTCATCCGGGTGATCGACCACCTGGGCATTGAACGGGCACATTTCCTGTCGCTGTCGCTGGGCAGCGTCATTTTGCAGAAGCTGGACGAAGAGCGCCCCGAGCTGATCGGAAAGATGGTGATGGCGGGGGGCGTTTTTCGGGCTACCCCCGCCATCCGGGTTTTCGTCCATTCCGCCAAGTTCCTCAACTACTTCCTGCCCTACCGGGTGATGTACAACCTGTTTTCCTGGATCGTGCTGCCTCGGCGCAACCACCGGCAGGCGCGGCGCTTGTTCCGGCTGCAGTCGCAGAAGCTCAGTGCGCGGGAATACCTCAAATGGGTGGGCCTGTACAAGGATTTCTTCCGCCTGCTCCGCCGCTTTTTCGACCGCAAGCTGGAAAAGCTGAGCCTGGTGGTGATGGGCGAGCAGGACCACGTGTTCAACAAGGCGGCGCACCGCTTCGTCGCCCGGCACCAGATGGCGGAGATGGCCATCATCGAAAAGTGCGGGCACGTCGTCAATATTGAACAGCACGAGCGGTTCAACCAGATGGT
This genomic window contains:
- a CDS encoding T9SS type A sorting domain-containing protein, encoding MRRPWFTLLFTVFISAIALGQPDNDDCENAIFIPLGTVGNCPSTGSAEATISGDNLNATPSTPVFQLADDLGSGPALNTSSADVWYALEPSGNRLSVSLESGLGQPALVLLQGEDCAGPLPVAWARGAVGTGTVSLESPVEPGQRYFLVVGGASVSGQGAFALTARTFNDCGTCALRRGVLTADPLPLNGRYQAGQNVQFCYQASFWDPGASLEWLHGVEVQFGPGWDLSTLETVAPEACAAPSGNWEWYDSWQSCNTGETFGPGFAFDSDYGLLCPGAQRLDGDPGNNFGDGPCSTVDPGPLPLEFCWTIRVDDNFASPQEANLNLEISLLGDGYSGSWMPFSCDGTPATTFYATAIPENGLLPDITVIKAPCATGCDGVATIAGGAAGLWQYQLSNAGGNLLYSVLAQPGTDTISGLCPGAYLFEVSNISGSIRQAMLVEIEAGLSPEAQAGFLPGCRPGEPIQLVSGVNISSANTVYQWTGPGGFTSSQPAPVTDDPGEYFLEVEIDGCRAPVVSTQAETGVPEIRCDAYPDRIIFSWASEPQDTAYAIDVLSGQPGAWLSATSFAIDGLASGETAAIELTKRGTGPCSTAIGQASCQALTCPLPLVTPDTTICRGQSVRLWANIPPNTNAVWSPAAGLSCTNCIAPLASPTANTAYQVDITYPDGCTATREVVVNVSSLPESILPNASMPYCLGEPWEICLPEGNEYLWISPVGFITTGNCINFPVTTELLTGTHTVRVRLPGGCEFYDYLYLYGKHCGDDTPPQPGGIITARIGNGVRAWPNPAQGLLKVEMGFSGPKTLQLFRADGRRLMHRETEDAYLEISTGPFPAGAYWLDVSAGGGHERLKIIILK
- a CDS encoding IS630 family transposase, with product MLTLNISQADIVSANYERIHNPVLAIRKRMDALYWASQEYSRQEAAQLSGVHRNSVKNYIKLYNKGGLEALTSFQYKGFDSVLSGYRVTLEAYFREHPPRTAKEAAARVEELTGQALSVDEVRRFMHKIGMKPLKTGHVPGKANPEKQQQFLDQELLPLIEMAQAGQCHLFFMDAAHFILMPFVGILWCFARMFIKAASGRNRINVLGALNFVTRKMETVVNTTYVNADTVAELLKKLAQNYTALPLYVVLDNARYQHCHYIKELALSLNIHLVFLPPYSPNLNLIERVWRYIKKDVLGTRYYDCAEKFHNAIRQALNDINHNPETQSSLKTLITPNFQTFAQNLLQ
- a CDS encoding alpha/beta fold hydrolase produces the protein MQAGYKKALLHHKAYRLGPEADWVVFIHGAGGSLATWKYQVEAFRPFFNLLLIDLRDHGESKNIEPEYEDYNFDIVTGDVIRVIDHLGIERAHFLSLSLGSVILQKLDEERPELIGKMVMAGGVFRATPAIRVFVHSAKFLNYFLPYRVMYNLFSWIVLPRRNHRQARRLFRLQSQKLSAREYLKWVGLYKDFFRLLRRFFDRKLEKLSLVVMGEQDHVFNKAAHRFVARHQMAEMAIIEKCGHVVNIEQHERFNQMVLAFLRPAAPVSPCASDS